In Acidobacteriota bacterium, one DNA window encodes the following:
- the gcvH gene encoding glycine cleavage system protein GcvH: MAYPSNYRYTKEHEWVAPNGKTAKVGISDFAQNQLGDIVFVELPAVGAELKAGDALGTVESVKAVSEVYAPIAGKVKAINDELAKKPELLNQDPQGAAWMVEMELSDPADVNKLMDAPAYEKFVAEAAH, from the coding sequence ATGGCTTACCCGAGCAATTATCGCTATACCAAAGAACATGAATGGGTTGCACCCAACGGCAAGACCGCCAAGGTAGGTATCTCCGACTTCGCCCAAAACCAACTGGGCGATATCGTTTTCGTCGAGCTACCCGCCGTCGGCGCTGAGCTGAAAGCCGGCGACGCGCTGGGCACGGTCGAATCCGTCAAGGCGGTCTCGGAGGTCTACGCCCCGATCGCCGGCAAGGTGAAGGCCATCAACGATGAGCTGGCGAAGAAGCCCGAACTCCTCAACCAGGACCCCCAGGGCGCGGCCTGGATGGTCGAGATGGAGCTGAGCGATCCCGCCGACGTCAACAAGCTGATGGACGCGCCCGCGTATGAAAAGTTCGTAGCCGAGGCGGCGCACTAA
- the gcvT gene encoding glycine cleavage system aminomethyltransferase GcvT: MSDTPAPATSPIRKTALNAMHRQMGGKMTEFGGWDMPVEYSGIIPEHRAVRERAGLFDVSHMGELAVRGHEALALVQHVTSNDASRLSLDQAQYSGLMTAQGTFVDDLLVHKFTDEHYWLVVNAGNCTKDFSYILAQNHFQAQVDNVSDGYTQLAIQGPRALAILQPLTSIALAPIKYYWFTIGKVLGVECIISRTGYTGEDGFELYFDPEHSEKVWTGLLEAGKSSGILPCGLGARNTLRMEAGMALYGHEIDDTTTPLEAGLGWITKLNKPEFLGQAVIEKQQQEGIRRKLVGFEMTEPGIGREGYPVLIGGKPVGHVTSGGPIPGQNRNVGMAYVPVELASPGAGIEIQIRARTVKAKQVPLPFYKRAR, encoded by the coding sequence TTGAGCGACACGCCCGCACCCGCGACTTCACCCATCCGCAAAACCGCGCTCAACGCCATGCACCGCCAGATGGGCGGCAAAATGACCGAGTTCGGCGGCTGGGACATGCCCGTCGAATACAGCGGCATCATCCCTGAACATCGTGCCGTGCGCGAGCGCGCCGGCCTGTTCGATGTGAGCCATATGGGCGAGCTGGCGGTGCGCGGGCACGAAGCGCTGGCCTTGGTGCAGCACGTCACCTCGAATGATGCCTCGCGGCTGAGCCTGGATCAGGCCCAGTACAGCGGCCTGATGACGGCCCAAGGCACGTTTGTGGACGATCTGCTGGTCCACAAGTTCACCGATGAGCATTATTGGCTGGTCGTCAATGCCGGCAACTGCACGAAGGACTTCAGCTACATCCTCGCCCAAAACCATTTTCAGGCGCAGGTCGACAATGTCAGTGACGGCTACACGCAACTCGCCATTCAGGGGCCGCGCGCGCTGGCCATCCTGCAGCCGCTGACCTCGATTGCCCTGGCGCCGATCAAATATTATTGGTTCACCATCGGCAAGGTCCTGGGTGTGGAGTGCATCATCTCCCGCACCGGCTACACCGGCGAAGATGGCTTCGAGCTGTACTTCGATCCGGAACACTCTGAAAAGGTCTGGACCGGCCTGCTCGAAGCCGGCAAGAGCTCGGGCATCCTGCCTTGCGGCCTGGGCGCCCGCAATACGCTGCGCATGGAAGCCGGCATGGCGCTCTATGGCCACGAAATTGACGACACCACCACGCCGCTCGAAGCCGGCCTGGGCTGGATTACCAAGTTGAACAAGCCCGAATTCCTGGGGCAGGCCGTCATCGAGAAGCAACAGCAGGAAGGCATCCGCCGCAAGCTCGTCGGCTTCGAGATGACCGAACCCGGCATCGGCCGCGAAGGCTATCCGGTGCTGATCGGCGGCAAACCCGTCGGCCACGTCACCAGCGGCGGCCCCATTCCCGGCCAGAACCGCAACGTCGGCATGGCCTACGTGCCGGTCGAGCTGGCCTCGCCCGGCGCGGGCATTGAAATTCAAATCCGGGCACGCACCGTCAAGGCCAAACAGGTGCCGCTGCCCTTTTATAAGCGCGCGCGTTAG
- a CDS encoding aldo/keto reductase produces the protein MSQPPNSVILPPIWRCMALSAVLRMGEVAGAGVSLNQPPGGICTLAWRVAPTPEPAQATAASTAAYAARFPQLSRTYHFRKLRLPGQSEPVQVSSLGLGTYLGAPNDATDAGYAAAVEAALAGGINVMDTAINYRNQRSERAIGRALRATGIARGEVFLCSKAGYLAENAALPPGLIRPGELVGGCHCMAPVFLAHQLQTSLENLGVEALDVFYLHNPETQQAELSREEFYRRVRAAFELCEKQAAQGRIRAYGVATWSGLRVPPDEANYLDLNRMVGIARELAGEEHHFRFVQLPFNLAMPEAYSLLNQVVDKPPYVSALNAAFRLGLHTMASASLMNGRLLPLPDEVKQHLQGFLPPAASDAELALQFVRSTAGVTTALVGMSNPAHVTANLRAAAVAPAPPSQIAKLLQQ, from the coding sequence ATGTCCCAGCCGCCGAACTCGGTCATTTTGCCGCCCATCTGGCGGTGCATGGCGTTGAGCGCGGTTTTGCGGATGGGTGAAGTCGCGGGTGCGGGCGTGTCGCTCAATCAGCCTCCTGGCGGAATTTGTACGTTAGCATGGAGAGTGGCTCCTACACCAGAACCAGCCCAGGCAACGGCAGCCAGCACGGCGGCCTACGCCGCGCGGTTCCCGCAGTTGAGCCGTACCTACCATTTTCGCAAACTTCGGCTGCCGGGACAAAGCGAACCCGTCCAGGTTTCCTCGCTCGGTCTTGGCACCTACCTGGGCGCGCCCAACGATGCCACCGACGCCGGCTATGCCGCCGCCGTGGAAGCCGCTCTGGCGGGCGGCATCAACGTCATGGACACCGCCATCAACTACCGCAATCAGCGCAGCGAGCGGGCGATCGGCCGGGCGCTGCGTGCCACCGGCATTGCGCGGGGCGAGGTCTTCCTGTGCTCCAAGGCTGGCTACCTGGCCGAGAATGCGGCGCTGCCGCCGGGCTTGATCCGGCCCGGCGAGCTGGTGGGCGGATGCCATTGCATGGCTCCGGTATTTTTGGCGCATCAGTTGCAAACCAGCCTCGAAAACCTGGGCGTCGAGGCGCTGGATGTGTTTTACTTGCACAACCCGGAAACCCAGCAAGCCGAGCTCAGCCGGGAAGAGTTTTACCGGAGGGTGCGGGCGGCGTTTGAATTGTGCGAGAAGCAGGCGGCGCAGGGGCGGATCCGGGCGTACGGCGTGGCCACCTGGAGCGGGCTGCGGGTGCCTCCGGACGAGGCGAACTATCTGGATCTGAACCGCATGGTCGGGATCGCCAGGGAACTGGCGGGCGAGGAGCACCACTTCCGCTTTGTGCAACTGCCCTTCAATCTGGCGATGCCCGAGGCCTATTCGCTGCTCAACCAGGTGGTCGACAAACCGCCGTATGTTTCGGCCCTCAATGCCGCCTTCCGCCTCGGGCTGCACACGATGGCTTCGGCCAGCCTGATGAATGGCCGCCTGCTGCCGCTGCCCGACGAGGTCAAGCAGCATTTGCAAGGGTTTTTACCGCCGGCCGCGAGCGATGCGGAGCTGGCCTTGCAGTTTGTGCGCTCGACCGCCGGGGTGACGACGGCGCTGGTGGGCATGTCGAATCCGGCGCACGTGACCGCCAACCTGCGCGCCGCGGCTGTTGCCCCCGCCCCGCCGTCGCAAATTGCCAAGCTGCTGCAACAATAG